TGGGAAAGGAATAGATGAGCTGGAAAATGTCATGAAGGACAAGACTTCTGCTCTGGCTGGACCTTCAGGGGTTGGCAAGTCTTCTTTACTCAATGCAATTCAGCCCGATTTAAATTTAAAGACAGGGGACGTAAGCGTGAAAGCCAACAGGGGAAAGCACACTACAAGACATGTAGAGTTGCTTCAATTAAAATCAGGGGGTTATGTATTGGATACGCCTGGATTTGGAGCAATAGATTTAGACTTTTTAACCAGGAAAGATGTGGTAAAGAATTATCCTGAATTTAAAGCCTATGAAGGCAAATGCCGTTTTGCAGATTGTCTGCATATTTTGGAGCCTGGTTGTGTTGTGAAAGAAGCCCTAAAGGAAGGCAAAATAGGGAGTGAAAGGTATAATAATTATTTACGTATCCAGGAGGAAGTGGGAATGGCAGAAGAAAGGAGATATGATTGATGGTTTTACTGTCATCGTCTATATTGGCGGCTGATTTTGCAAATCTACTTGACGATATTTTAAACGCTGAAAGAGCTGGCGTAGATATGCTGCATATAGATATAATGGATGGTCATTTTGTCCCCAATTTGAGCTTTGGTATTCCTGTGATAGAATCTATTGTCGGTAAGAGTGCTTTGCCATTTGACGTTCATCTCATGGTAGACAATCCTGATGAGTACATTAATGATCTAGTGAGATTGGGTGTAAAAAACATTACGGTCCATGCAGAATCCTGCATTCATCTGGATAGGATGATAAATAGGATTAAAGAGAGCGGCGTAAGAGCGTCCATTGCATTAAATCCGTCTACACCTTTAACGGTTTTGGACTATGTCGTAGAACTATGCGATATGGTGCTCGTTATGACGGTTAATCCAGGTTTTGGTGGGCAGAAACTTATACCATATACCTTGGATAAGGTAGCTGATTTAAGGGCTTTAAGAGAGAATAAAGGCTTAAACTTTTTGATTCAGGTAGATGGAGGCATTGATACTCAAAATGTTCAAAAGGTCATAGAGGCAGGAGCTGACGTGATTGTGGCGGGTACATGCATTTTTAAAAGCGATGATATGGCTAGAACGGTAGAATTATTAAAAGGCAGGGGTGCAGTTTGAAAGGTCTTGTAATAACCCATGGGGTGATAAATGATATTGAGTTTTATAAAGATATAAAATACGATATATGTGTTTGCGCTGATGGGGGTATAGAATACGCACACAAACTAAATATACGCCCCGATATAATAGTAGGTGATTTTGATTCATGTGACAGAGAATTGCTGAATATATATATTGATAAAGGAGTTAAAGTGGAAAAATATCCTGCGGAAAAGGACTTTACGGATACCCAGCTGGCTGTAAATATGGCTGTGGAAATGGGCTGTGATGAAATTGTGATAATCGGCGGGATAGGGTATAGAATGGATCATACTATTGCAAATATCCACATGCTTGCTGAATTAAGCCGCAGGAATATAAAAGGGCGGATAATAGATGAACACAATGTGATTTTTATTATAAAGGGAGAAGAAACAATAGAAGGAAAGCCAGGCGATATAATATCACTCATTCCTTTTGGAGGAAATGCCAGGGGACTTAAAAGCGAGGGCCTGTACTATCAATTGCCTGATTTCATGGATATCTATATGCCATGTGGTATTAGCAATGTTTTTACAGAAGACAAAGCGTGGATTAAAGTAGGAGAAGGTATGCTGCTGGCGATAATGGCAAGGGATTAGTAACAGATAGGATTTTGCAGAATAAAATATATTACAAAAAGAATTTGGGAGCTGATTTCTATGAAATTAGGCAAAAAAAACCCAAATAAATGGATTGGAGCAGCTGTTATATTTATAGGGGTTTTAATAATCTTACTAAATGTTCCATCCTGGCTTTGGTTTTTAATGATGGGAATTGTAATTTTGGGTGTTGGTCTAGAGCTGTATCAGCGTTAGATCAAAGGTGGTGAGAGCTTTGAGATTCTTTTATATGAGATGCCCTATGACTAAAATTTTCAAAAAGGTGATGAGGATATTTAGAGCGAAAAAAAATAAATAAAAAGCGACTGCTGTCGCTTTTTATATGGCCCTCTGAACCTTACCAGAGCGTATACAACTGGTACATACGTTAAGTCTCCTGGGTGTACCATTGACGATCACCCGGATTTTTTTAATATTTGCCTCCCATCTCCTGTGGGTTTTTCTATGGGAGTGGCTGTATTTCATCCCTGTCATCGCCGTTTTCTTACATATATCACATACTCTTGCCATTTCTAACACCTCCTTAAAATTCAACATCCTTTATTTTAACACATAATAGATGAAAAAGACAAGGTGAGAGTTATGAAAGAATTACAGTATATTAAGGGAGTTGGGCCTAAAAGGGTAAAATTATTAAATAGATTAGATATATATTCCATAGAGGATCTCCTGTATTACTTTCCAAGAGATTATGAATTAAGGGAAGTTACACCTATTTTTAGGCTCATCGATGGTGAAAAACAGACCATCAAATGCAAGGTTATAGGTATTGCTCAGGAAATAAAACCGCGTAAAGGGCTTACGATTACAAAGATTCCTGTTTATGATGGCACAGGTTATGCCAGCCTTGTCTGGTTTAATCAGCCTTATAAAAAGGATGAATTTAAAATAGGCAGTGAATACATTTTAACGGGAAAGGTAAGTATAAGATTTGGAACAGTACAGATTCTTTCACCGGAGGTTCAAAAGAGTACAGGTATTGTGCCAATATATAGACTTACAGAAGATTTAAGCCCTGTAGTAATGCGAAATATTATCGCAAATGCCCTCAATGAGATTGATGTGGTTGAAGAGTTTTTTCCCGATTCATTTAGAGAAAAGTATGGTTTGATGGAGATCCACGAGGGATTAAGGCAGATGCATTTTCCAGACAGTGAAGAATTACTTGAGAAAGCAAGGTATAGATTTGCTTTTGAAGAGCTCTTCTTTTTACAATTAGGCATGATGTTAAAAAAAATGGAAAACAGAATACAAAAAGGTATAAAATTTAGCAGAAAACCTGAAATTGAGAGTTTTATCAAAAAGTTGCCTTTTGCCATGACGGATGCTCAAAAAAGGGTGTGGCGCCAGGTGGAGGAAGACATGGCCAGTGATAGAATTATGAATAGGTTGGTTTTAGGTGACGTAGGCTCGGGGAAAACTTTAATAGCTGTTCTTGCTTCATTGATGTCCTCTTATAATGGTTATCAAACCGCATTTATGGTTCCTACAGAGGTATTGGCAGAACAACATTACAGGAATATATGCTCTATGTTAGACGGTTGTGATGTAAAAGTGGCTCTTTTGACGGGCAGCTTAACGGCCAGACAAAAAAATGATATTTTGCTCAGTATAGAAAATGGTGAAACAGATATTGTGATAGGCACTCATGCTATAATACAGGATGGCGTCAAATTTAATAATTTGGGGCTTGTAATAACAGATGAACAGCATCGTTTTGGTGTGAAACAGAGGGCAATGCTTTCACAGAAAGGTCAGAATCCAGATATGCTTATAATGACAGCCACACCTATACCGAGGACACTAGCACTGGTTTTATATGGGGATCTGGATGTGAGTATTATAGACGAGATGCCACCGGGTCGCAAAAAGGTATTGACATATGCCGTAAGCGATGATATGAGCGATAAGGTATATGATTTTATACACAAAATAGTAAAAACAGGTAGACAGGCCTATGTTATATGTCCTTTAATTAATGATTCAGACGTTATAGAAGCAAAATCCGCCGTTGAACATTTTGAGTATTTGAAAAATAGATATTTTAAAGATTGCAGGTTGGGTTTGCTCCATGGCAAGGTATCGCCGTTAGATAAGGAAATGATTATGAGGGATTTTGCAAATGGGAATATAGACATACTGGTTTCAACGACGGTTATAGAAGTGGGCATAGATGTGCCTAATGCCAGTGCCATAGTGATAGAAAATGCCGAAAGATTTGGATTGGCTCAATTGCATCAGCTAAGAGGAAGGGTTGGACGTGGAAAACACCAGTCGTATTGTTTTTTGATATCAAATATGGCATCAGAGAATATAAGAAAAAGGATGGATATAATGGTCAAATCACAGAACGGCTTTGAAATTGCAGAAAAGGATATGCTATTGAGAGGTCCAGGGGAATTTCTCGGGGTGAGACAACATGGTATGCCTGAATTTAAGGTTACTGACCTTTCCAGGGATTTTGAATGTTTAAAGAAGGCCAGAGAAGCAGTAGAGGATCTTTTAAAAGTTGATCCTTCCATGAATTCACCTGAAAATCGTTTAATAAAAAATACATTAAAAAAGAAATTTGCAAAAGCATTTGATGACGTTATATTAAATTAGAAATACAGATATATATTTCCTGAGTATATATCAAGTTATATGGTTATATTAATAATGCAAGCACAAAGGAGGTGAGATAAATGGCACAAGGATCAGCAACTAAAAATCCTTTAGTAGTAAGTCAGGCTAAGGCTGCTATGAACAAGTGGAAATACGAAGTTGCTAACGAGCTGGGCATTCAACCTCCTGCTGATGGCTACTGGGGCAATTTGACATCTAGAGATTGTGGTGCTGTTGGAGGACACATGGTAAGAAAAATGATTGAAATGGCTGAAGCCAGCATAGCTAATGCTAATCAGACAAATCGCTAAACTGATAAATTGAGCTGATAGATTAAACTGATAAAAAGGAATGATTCTCTTCTAGAGCATCATTCCTTTTTAAATTTTTAGGGGAAAAATTAAAAATCCAGGTGCTGACACCTGGATTTTTGGGAGAGGAGAAATTGAAGGAAGAATTTTGGGGGAATTTTGCTTCCCAATTATATTTTTGACATTTTATGCTCTTTTATACACATATAAAATAAAAATTTTGCTAAAAAACATGATAGTTGATAAAATAAATGTGAGGTGTTAATATTATGAGAGTCATATCAGGCACAGCAAAGGGCGTTAGATTGTATTGCCCGGAAGGACTTGATGTGAGGCCAACCGCAGATAGGATTAAAGAATCTATTTTTAATATCTTACAATTATATATACCTGGGGCAGTTGTGCTTGATTTATTTTCAGGTAGCGGGGCATTGGGGATTGAATCATTGAGCCGTGGTGCTGAAAAAGCGGTATTTGTGGACCAAAGTAAACAGAGTGTACAGTTTATAAAGAAAAATCTCATGGCGGCAAAATTAGTTGATAGGGCGACGGTTCTCTGCATGCCTGTCAAAAAAGCTCTGGAGAAATTGGATTCTCAATTTGATTTAATATTTATGGATCCACCGTATTTGAAGGGGTTAATAACTCCAACTCTTGAGGATATAGGCTTGAAAAATTTGTTAAAAGAAGAAGGCATCATTGTCGTGGAACATGATAGTAAAGATTTTTTGCC
Above is a genomic segment from Caldanaerobius fijiensis DSM 17918 containing:
- the rsgA gene encoding ribosome small subunit-dependent GTPase A — encoded protein: MKGIIVKGVGGLYYVKAGNEVYECKARGRFRKDDIKPMVGDRVEIDINGKGEGFIKEILPRSNCMIRPAVANVDQIIVVFSVTNPDPNLLYIDKLLLMCAVNNIEAVICINKVDLDENDLCHYYGDIYAKAGYKVLFTSTKNGKGIDELENVMKDKTSALAGPSGVGKSSLLNAIQPDLNLKTGDVSVKANRGKHTTRHVELLQLKSGGYVLDTPGFGAIDLDFLTRKDVVKNYPEFKAYEGKCRFADCLHILEPGCVVKEALKEGKIGSERYNNYLRIQEEVGMAEERRYD
- the rpe gene encoding ribulose-phosphate 3-epimerase; this encodes MVLLSSSILAADFANLLDDILNAERAGVDMLHIDIMDGHFVPNLSFGIPVIESIVGKSALPFDVHLMVDNPDEYINDLVRLGVKNITVHAESCIHLDRMINRIKESGVRASIALNPSTPLTVLDYVVELCDMVLVMTVNPGFGGQKLIPYTLDKVADLRALRENKGLNFLIQVDGGIDTQNVQKVIEAGADVIVAGTCIFKSDDMARTVELLKGRGAV
- a CDS encoding thiamine diphosphokinase yields the protein MKGLVITHGVINDIEFYKDIKYDICVCADGGIEYAHKLNIRPDIIVGDFDSCDRELLNIYIDKGVKVEKYPAEKDFTDTQLAVNMAVEMGCDEIVIIGGIGYRMDHTIANIHMLAELSRRNIKGRIIDEHNVIFIIKGEETIEGKPGDIISLIPFGGNARGLKSEGLYYQLPDFMDIYMPCGISNVFTEDKAWIKVGEGMLLAIMARD
- the rpmB gene encoding 50S ribosomal protein L28, which gives rise to MARVCDICKKTAMTGMKYSHSHRKTHRRWEANIKKIRVIVNGTPRRLNVCTSCIRSGKVQRAI
- the recG gene encoding ATP-dependent DNA helicase RecG, with the protein product MKELQYIKGVGPKRVKLLNRLDIYSIEDLLYYFPRDYELREVTPIFRLIDGEKQTIKCKVIGIAQEIKPRKGLTITKIPVYDGTGYASLVWFNQPYKKDEFKIGSEYILTGKVSIRFGTVQILSPEVQKSTGIVPIYRLTEDLSPVVMRNIIANALNEIDVVEEFFPDSFREKYGLMEIHEGLRQMHFPDSEELLEKARYRFAFEELFFLQLGMMLKKMENRIQKGIKFSRKPEIESFIKKLPFAMTDAQKRVWRQVEEDMASDRIMNRLVLGDVGSGKTLIAVLASLMSSYNGYQTAFMVPTEVLAEQHYRNICSMLDGCDVKVALLTGSLTARQKNDILLSIENGETDIVIGTHAIIQDGVKFNNLGLVITDEQHRFGVKQRAMLSQKGQNPDMLIMTATPIPRTLALVLYGDLDVSIIDEMPPGRKKVLTYAVSDDMSDKVYDFIHKIVKTGRQAYVICPLINDSDVIEAKSAVEHFEYLKNRYFKDCRLGLLHGKVSPLDKEMIMRDFANGNIDILVSTTVIEVGIDVPNASAIVIENAERFGLAQLHQLRGRVGRGKHQSYCFLISNMASENIRKRMDIMVKSQNGFEIAEKDMLLRGPGEFLGVRQHGMPEFKVTDLSRDFECLKKAREAVEDLLKVDPSMNSPENRLIKNTLKKKFAKAFDDVILN
- a CDS encoding alpha/beta-type small acid-soluble spore protein; amino-acid sequence: MAQGSATKNPLVVSQAKAAMNKWKYEVANELGIQPPADGYWGNLTSRDCGAVGGHMVRKMIEMAEASIANANQTNR
- the rsmD gene encoding 16S rRNA (guanine(966)-N(2))-methyltransferase RsmD, translated to MRVISGTAKGVRLYCPEGLDVRPTADRIKESIFNILQLYIPGAVVLDLFSGSGALGIESLSRGAEKAVFVDQSKQSVQFIKKNLMAAKLVDRATVLCMPVKKALEKLDSQFDLIFMDPPYLKGLITPTLEDIGLKNLLKEEGIIVVEHDSKDFLPDTITFFVRYRQKQYGRTTVSFYKRFEER